From Lysobacter auxotrophicus, the proteins below share one genomic window:
- a CDS encoding DNA-directed RNA polymerase subunit alpha, which produces MTVTANQVLRPRGPQIERLTGNRAKVVIEPLERGYGHTLGNALRRVLLSSIPGFAITEVEIDGVLHEYTTVEGLQEDVLEVLLNLKDVAIRMHTGESATLSLAKQGPGIVTAGDIKTDHNVEILNTDHVIAHLTKDTALNMRLKIERGFGYQPAAARRRPDEETRAIGRLMLDASFSPVRRVAYAVEAARVEQRTDLDKLVLDIETNGTIDAEEAVRTAADILTDQLSVFGDFTHRDRGAAKPATSGIDPILLRPIDDLELTVRSANCLKAESIYYVGDLIQKTEVELLKTPNLGKKSLTEIKEVLAQRGLSLGMKLENWPPAGIASHGMMG; this is translated from the coding sequence ATGACGGTTACCGCAAACCAGGTGCTGCGCCCGCGCGGCCCCCAGATCGAGCGCCTTACGGGCAACCGTGCCAAGGTCGTGATCGAACCGCTGGAGCGTGGCTACGGCCATACGCTCGGCAATGCGCTGCGCCGCGTGCTGCTGTCGTCGATTCCGGGCTTCGCTATCACGGAAGTCGAGATCGATGGCGTGCTGCACGAGTACACCACGGTCGAAGGCCTGCAGGAAGACGTGCTTGAGGTTCTCCTGAACCTCAAGGACGTGGCGATCCGCATGCACACCGGCGAGTCGGCGACGCTGTCGCTAGCCAAGCAGGGTCCCGGCATCGTCACCGCCGGTGACATCAAGACGGACCACAACGTCGAGATCCTCAACACGGATCATGTGATCGCGCACCTGACCAAGGACACCGCGCTCAACATGCGTCTGAAGATCGAACGCGGCTTCGGCTACCAGCCGGCTGCCGCGCGTCGTCGTCCGGATGAGGAAACCCGCGCCATCGGTCGCCTGATGCTGGATGCCAGCTTCTCGCCGGTCCGCCGCGTCGCGTACGCCGTCGAAGCGGCCCGCGTCGAACAGCGTACCGACCTGGACAAGCTGGTCCTCGACATCGAGACCAACGGCACGATCGACGCCGAGGAAGCCGTCCGCACCGCGGCCGACATCCTGACCGACCAGCTGTCGGTGTTCGGCGACTTCACCCATCGCGACCGCGGTGCGGCGAAGCCGGCCACCAGCGGCATCGACCCGATCCTGCTGCGGCCGATCGACGACCTCGAGCTGACGGTGCGTTCGGCCAACTGCCTCAAGGCCGAGAGCATCTACTACGTCGGCGATCTGATCCAGAAGACCGAAGTCGAGCTGCTCAAGACCCCGAACCTCGGCAAGAAGTCGCTCACCGAGATCAAGGAAGTCCTCGCCCAGCGCGGTCTTTCGCTCGGCATGAAGCTCGAGAACTGGCCGCCGGCCGGCATCGCATCCCACGGGATGATGGGGTAA
- the rpsM gene encoding 30S ribosomal protein S13: protein MARIAGVNLPAQKHVWVGLQSIYGIGRTRSKKVCQAAGVTSTTKIRDLSEPEVERLRAEVGKYVVEGDLRREVGIAIKRLMDLACYRGLRHRRGLPLRGQRTRTNARTRKGPRKAIKK from the coding sequence ATGGCGCGTATTGCGGGCGTCAATCTGCCTGCCCAGAAGCATGTCTGGGTCGGCCTGCAAAGCATTTACGGCATTGGCCGTACCCGTTCGAAGAAGGTCTGCCAGGCCGCCGGCGTTACGTCGACGACCAAGATCCGTGATCTGTCCGAGCCCGAAGTCGAGCGCCTGCGCGCCGAGGTCGGCAAGTACGTGGTTGAGGGTGACCTCCGCCGCGAAGTCGGCATCGCGATCAAGCGCCTGATGGACCTGGCCTGCTACCGCGGCCTGCGTCACCGTCGCGGCCTGCCGCTGCGTGGCCAGCGCACCCGTACCAATGCTCGTACCCGCAAGGGTCCGCGCAAGGCCATCAAGAAGTAA
- a CDS encoding disulfide bond formation protein B, producing MTTHPKRGSFRLQFFLGFLACAGLLAYAIYLQLHDGLEPCNLCIFQRFAFAALGIVFLLGALHGPRSRGARVGYGIGALIAAIAGIAIAGRHVWVQMQPPGFASCGAPLSFMRETMSTWDVVRKVMTATGNCGDIDWTFLGLSMPWWSLIWFVLLALWAGVAAFRRG from the coding sequence ATGACGACTCATCCGAAGCGCGGCTCGTTCCGCCTGCAGTTCTTCCTCGGCTTCCTCGCGTGCGCGGGCTTGCTGGCCTACGCGATCTACCTGCAGCTGCACGATGGCCTGGAGCCGTGCAACCTCTGCATCTTCCAGCGCTTCGCATTCGCGGCGCTGGGTATCGTCTTCCTGCTGGGTGCGTTGCACGGCCCGAGGAGCCGTGGCGCGCGCGTGGGCTACGGCATCGGCGCGCTGATCGCCGCCATTGCCGGCATCGCGATCGCCGGCCGACACGTGTGGGTGCAGATGCAGCCTCCGGGTTTCGCTTCGTGCGGCGCGCCGCTGTCGTTCATGCGCGAAACCATGTCGACGTGGGATGTCGTGCGCAAGGTGATGACGGCTACCGGCAACTGCGGCGATATCGATTGGACCTTCCTGGGCCTCTCGATGCCGTGGTGGAGCCTGATCTGGTTCGTGCTGCTCGCACTGTGGGCGGGGGTCGCGGCCTTTCGCCGCGGCTGA
- the rpsK gene encoding 30S ribosomal protein S11 yields MAKPAATKTKKKIKRVVTDGIAHVHASFNNTIVTITDRQGNALSWATSGGAGFRGSRKSTPFAAQVAAEKAGRAALDYGVKSLEVRIKGPGPGRESAVRSLNNVGYKIINIIDVTPIPHNGCRPPKKRRV; encoded by the coding sequence ATGGCTAAGCCGGCTGCTACCAAGACCAAGAAGAAGATCAAGCGAGTCGTCACCGACGGCATCGCCCACGTCCACGCTTCTTTCAACAACACCATCGTCACGATCACCGACCGCCAGGGCAATGCGCTGTCGTGGGCGACCTCGGGCGGCGCGGGTTTCCGCGGCTCGCGCAAGTCGACTCCGTTCGCAGCTCAGGTCGCCGCCGAAAAGGCGGGTCGTGCCGCACTGGACTACGGCGTGAAGTCGCTGGAAGTCCGCATCAAGGGCCCGGGTCCGGGCCGTGAATCCGCCGTTCGTTCGTTGAACAACGTCGGGTACAAGATCATCAACATCATCGACGTGACGCCGATCCCGCACAACGGGTGCCGTCCGCCGAAGAAGCGTCGCGTCTGA
- the rpsD gene encoding 30S ribosomal protein S4, whose amino-acid sequence MARYIGPTCKLARREGADLGLKSSARALDSKCKLEQKPGQHGPTARKGKLSDYATQLREKQKVKRIYGLLERQFRNYYKKASTKKGNTGENLLQLLETRLDNVVYRMGFAVTRPAARQLVSHRGVTVNGKPVNLPSYQVKAGDAIALAERAQKQLRVQESLTVASQMDLSPSWVEVDSKKFSGVFKAVPDRADLPADINEALIVELYSK is encoded by the coding sequence ATGGCTCGTTATATTGGTCCCACCTGTAAGCTCGCCCGTCGCGAAGGCGCTGACCTTGGCCTGAAGTCGTCGGCTCGCGCCCTCGACTCCAAGTGCAAGCTCGAGCAGAAGCCCGGCCAGCACGGCCCGACCGCCCGCAAGGGCAAGCTGTCGGACTACGCCACCCAGCTGCGCGAGAAGCAGAAGGTCAAGCGTATCTACGGTCTGCTGGAGCGTCAGTTCCGCAACTACTACAAGAAGGCCTCGACGAAGAAGGGCAACACGGGTGAAAACCTGCTGCAGCTCCTCGAGACCCGCCTGGACAACGTCGTCTACCGCATGGGCTTCGCGGTGACCCGTCCGGCCGCCCGCCAGCTGGTCTCGCACCGCGGCGTCACGGTCAACGGCAAGCCGGTCAACCTGCCGTCGTACCAGGTCAAGGCTGGCGACGCGATCGCGCTGGCCGAGCGCGCCCAGAAGCAGCTGCGCGTGCAGGAATCCCTGACCGTCGCATCGCAGATGGACCTCTCGCCGTCGTGGGTTGAAGTCGACAGCAAGAAGTTCTCTGGCGTGTTCAAGGCCGTTCCGGATCGTGCCGACCTGCCGGCCGACATCAACGAAGCGCTGATCGTCGAGCTGTACTCGAAGTAA
- a CDS encoding DUF2127 domain-containing protein, with product MTDAHYNPDPHAHPGLHLIAIFEAGKGLLAFAAAFGLELLGPEPLLRWLRELTLRFQISTEHGALAWLSNAINPDSVHLAAALIFAYGVLRMVEAWGLWRVKVWASWLGCLSAAIYLPLDLYALFRHPGWMSVAVLAVNLIVVAVLARDIRKRRD from the coding sequence ATGACCGACGCCCATTACAACCCGGATCCGCATGCGCATCCGGGTTTGCATCTCATCGCGATCTTCGAGGCCGGCAAGGGCCTGCTGGCCTTTGCCGCCGCCTTCGGCCTGGAACTGCTCGGGCCCGAACCGCTCCTGCGCTGGCTGCGCGAGCTGACGCTGCGATTCCAGATCAGCACCGAACACGGTGCGCTGGCGTGGCTGTCCAATGCGATCAATCCCGACAGCGTGCACCTTGCCGCGGCGCTCATCTTCGCCTACGGCGTGCTGCGCATGGTCGAAGCCTGGGGCCTGTGGCGCGTGAAGGTCTGGGCCTCGTGGCTGGGTTGCCTCAGCGCCGCGATCTACCTCCCGCTCGATCTCTACGCCCTCTTCCGCCATCCGGGCTGGATGTCCGTCGCCGTGCTGGCGGTCAATTTGATCGTCGTCGCAGTGCTGGCACGCGACATCCGCAAGCGTCGCGACTGA
- the rplQ gene encoding 50S ribosomal protein L17, with protein sequence MRHQKAGRKFSRTSAHRDAMFTNMAASLIKHGIIRTTLPKAKELRRVAEPLITLAKVDGVANRRLAFSRLRDKEAVGTLFTTLGPRYQARPGGYLRILKCGFRAGDNAPMAYVELVDRPEAAAE encoded by the coding sequence ATGCGCCACCAGAAAGCCGGCCGTAAGTTCAGCCGTACCAGCGCCCATCGCGATGCGATGTTCACCAACATGGCCGCGTCGCTGATCAAGCACGGCATCATCCGCACCACGCTGCCCAAGGCGAAGGAACTTCGTCGCGTTGCCGAGCCGCTCATCACGCTCGCCAAGGTCGACGGCGTCGCCAACCGCCGCCTCGCTTTCTCGCGCCTGCGCGACAAGGAAGCCGTGGGCACCCTGTTCACCACGCTCGGCCCGCGTTACCAGGCGCGTCCGGGTGGTTACCTGCGCATCCTCAAGTGCGGTTTCCGCGCTGGCGACAATGCGCCGATGGCGTACGTCGAACTCGTCGATCGTCCGGAAGCCGCTGCGGAGTAA
- a CDS encoding amidase yields the protein MRSLIVKTLPLATLLALLPACHRADAPGTARASDTTASAKPAAPAAAPRDGFAFAEVGIDELQARMGRGELTSHALTQAYLDRIAAIDDAGPTLNAVIELNPAALKEADALDAERKAGRVRGPLHGVPVLLKDNIDATPMANSAGSLALASHHPRTDAFVVARLREAGAVILGKTNLSEWANFRSSRSSSGWSARGGQTRNPYALDRSPCGSSSGSGAAVAASLAAAAVGTETDGSIVCPSSVAGLVGIKPTVGLVSRSGIIPISHSQDTAGPMARSVADAAILLSAMVGRDETDAATSESTGRAIFDYHARLNRDGLRGARIGVLRKSMGFHPAADAALERSLEAMRQAGAEIVDVELPTAGQWNDAEMDVLLYEFKHGLNGYLSRSGAPVNSLAALIEYNRRNAQTEMPFFAQELFERAQAKGTLDEMAYIDARSKARRLAGAEGLEAVLSASTLDAIVAPATAPAWLIDPVNGDHFLGEGYGAAAVAGTPSITVPMGDYFGLPMGIVFMGAAWSEPRLIELAYAFEQKTKARKAPQFLATAPLRTTKG from the coding sequence ATGCGCTCTTTGATCGTCAAGACGTTGCCGCTGGCGACGCTGCTCGCGCTGCTGCCTGCCTGCCACCGTGCCGATGCGCCCGGAACCGCCCGGGCCAGCGACACCACTGCCTCCGCAAAACCTGCCGCGCCTGCGGCCGCGCCGAGGGACGGCTTCGCATTCGCGGAGGTGGGCATCGACGAGCTGCAGGCACGCATGGGTCGCGGCGAACTCACCAGCCATGCGCTCACGCAGGCCTACCTCGATCGCATCGCCGCGATCGACGACGCCGGCCCCACGCTCAATGCGGTGATCGAACTCAATCCGGCCGCGCTGAAGGAAGCCGACGCACTCGACGCCGAGCGCAAGGCCGGGCGCGTGCGCGGCCCGCTGCACGGCGTGCCGGTGCTGCTGAAGGACAACATCGACGCCACGCCGATGGCCAACTCCGCCGGCTCGCTCGCGCTCGCCTCGCACCATCCGCGCACCGACGCCTTCGTCGTCGCCCGCCTGCGCGAGGCCGGCGCGGTGATCCTGGGCAAGACGAACCTCAGCGAATGGGCGAACTTCCGCTCGTCGCGTTCGAGCTCCGGCTGGAGCGCGCGCGGCGGACAAACGCGCAATCCCTACGCGCTGGATCGCTCGCCCTGCGGCTCCAGTTCGGGCAGCGGCGCAGCGGTGGCGGCAAGCCTCGCGGCCGCCGCCGTCGGCACCGAAACCGACGGCAGCATCGTGTGTCCGTCCTCGGTCGCGGGCCTGGTGGGCATCAAGCCGACCGTGGGACTGGTGAGCCGCAGCGGCATCATCCCGATCTCGCACAGCCAGGACACGGCCGGGCCGATGGCGCGCAGCGTCGCCGATGCGGCGATCCTGCTGTCGGCGATGGTCGGTCGCGACGAAACGGACGCGGCAACGTCCGAAAGCACCGGCCGCGCGATCTTCGACTACCACGCGCGCCTCAATCGCGACGGACTGCGCGGCGCGCGCATCGGCGTGCTGCGCAAGTCGATGGGCTTCCATCCGGCCGCCGACGCCGCGCTGGAGCGCAGCCTGGAGGCGATGCGGCAGGCTGGCGCCGAAATCGTCGACGTCGAGCTGCCGACCGCCGGGCAATGGAACGATGCGGAAATGGACGTGCTGCTGTACGAGTTCAAGCACGGCTTGAACGGCTATCTGTCGCGCAGCGGTGCGCCGGTGAATTCGCTCGCGGCGTTGATCGAATACAACCGCAGGAACGCGCAGACCGAGATGCCGTTCTTCGCGCAGGAGTTGTTCGAGCGCGCGCAGGCAAAGGGCACGCTGGACGAGATGGCCTACATCGACGCGCGCAGCAAGGCGCGACGACTGGCCGGCGCGGAAGGTCTTGAAGCCGTGCTGTCGGCCTCGACACTCGATGCGATCGTCGCGCCCGCCACGGCGCCGGCCTGGTTGATCGACCCGGTCAACGGCGATCACTTCCTTGGCGAAGGCTATGGCGCCGCGGCGGTCGCGGGCACGCCGAGCATCACGGTGCCGATGGGCGATTACTTCGGGCTGCCGATGGGCATCGTCTTCATGGGTGCCGCGTGGAGCGAGCCGCGGCTGATCGAGCTTGCCTACGCGTTCGAGCAGAAAACGAAGGCGCGCAAGGCGCCGCAGTTCCTCGCGACGGCGCCGCTGCGCACCACGAAGGGCTGA
- a CDS encoding class II 3-deoxy-7-phosphoheptulonate synthase, with protein MPTSDRTLRAVNLPADWSPQSWRNRTAMQLPQYPDAQALDDALAELRTLPPLVTSWEILSLKQQLAEAQEGKRFLLQGGDCAETFDGCRSDVISNRLKVLLQMSLVLVHGLRKPVVRVGRFAGQYAKPRSADSETIGDVTLPSYRGDMVNAPEFTPESRTPDPRRMIKAHARSAMTMNFVRALIDGGFADLHHPEYWNLSWVGHSPLADEYRRMVTAIGDAVRFMETLSGSEVHNLNRVDFYTSHEALLLPYEESLTRQVPRHWGWFNLSTHYPWIGMRTAQVDGAHAEYFRGIRNPIALKVGPSVTPDQLLRTIDLLNPEDEPGRLTFIHRMGATGIAEKLPPLLDAVRRDGRRVLWVCDPMHGNTESTSNGYKTRRFRNIRSELEQAFELHAAAGTRLGGAHLELTGEDVTECLGGARELTESDLERAYKSTVDPRLNYEQALEIAMLIVRKQAQIAAPA; from the coding sequence ATGCCTACGTCCGACCGCACCCTCCGCGCCGTGAACCTGCCCGCCGACTGGTCGCCCCAGTCCTGGCGCAACCGCACCGCGATGCAGTTGCCCCAGTATCCCGACGCGCAGGCGCTCGACGATGCGCTCGCCGAGCTGCGCACGTTGCCGCCGCTGGTGACGTCGTGGGAGATCCTGTCGCTCAAGCAGCAGCTCGCCGAAGCGCAGGAAGGCAAGCGGTTCCTGCTGCAGGGCGGCGATTGCGCAGAGACGTTCGACGGCTGCCGTTCCGACGTCATCTCGAACCGGCTCAAGGTCCTGCTGCAGATGAGCTTGGTGCTGGTGCACGGCCTGCGCAAGCCGGTCGTGCGCGTCGGTCGTTTCGCGGGCCAGTACGCGAAGCCGCGTTCGGCCGACAGCGAGACGATCGGCGACGTCACGCTGCCCAGCTACCGCGGCGACATGGTCAACGCTCCGGAGTTCACGCCCGAGTCGCGCACGCCCGATCCGCGCCGCATGATCAAGGCCCACGCCCGCTCGGCGATGACGATGAACTTCGTCCGGGCGCTGATCGACGGCGGCTTCGCCGACCTGCATCACCCCGAATACTGGAACCTGAGCTGGGTCGGCCATTCGCCGCTCGCCGACGAATACCGCCGCATGGTCACGGCCATCGGCGACGCCGTGCGCTTCATGGAGACGCTGTCCGGCAGCGAGGTCCACAACCTCAACCGCGTCGACTTCTACACCTCGCACGAAGCGCTGCTGCTGCCGTACGAAGAGTCGCTGACGCGCCAGGTGCCGCGCCACTGGGGCTGGTTCAACCTCAGCACGCACTATCCGTGGATCGGCATGCGTACCGCGCAGGTCGATGGCGCACACGCGGAGTACTTCCGCGGCATCCGCAACCCCATCGCGTTGAAGGTCGGTCCGTCCGTCACGCCCGACCAGCTGTTGCGCACGATCGACCTGCTCAACCCCGAAGACGAACCGGGCCGTTTGACCTTCATCCATCGCATGGGCGCGACCGGCATTGCCGAGAAGCTGCCACCGCTGCTCGACGCCGTGCGTCGCGACGGTCGCCGTGTGTTGTGGGTCTGCGATCCGATGCATGGCAACACGGAAAGCACGAGCAACGGCTACAAGACGCGCCGTTTCCGCAACATCCGCAGCGAGCTGGAGCAGGCATTCGAGCTGCATGCCGCCGCGGGCACGCGCCTGGGCGGCGCGCATCTGGAACTCACCGGCGAAGACGTCACCGAGTGCCTGGGTGGCGCGCGCGAGCTGACCGAGAGCGATCTGGAACGCGCGTACAAGTCGACGGTCGATCCGCGCCTGAACTACGAACAGGCGCTGGAGATCGCGATGCTGATCGTGCGCAAGCAGGCGCAGATCGCCGCACCGGCCTGA
- the typA gene encoding translational GTPase TypA — translation MSIERLRNIAIVAHVDHGKTTLVDCLLKQSGTLSERTVLAERAMDSNDQEKERGITILAKNTAITWQGNRINIVDTPGHADFGGEVERVLSMVDSVLILVDAMDGPMPQTRFVTQKAFAMGFKPIVVVNKIDRPGARPDWVIDQVFDLFDKLGATNEQLDFPIVYASALHGYASLDDAARSGDMTPLYEAIMKHVAPPQVDEEGPFQMRISQLDYSNFVGLIGIGRIQRGKVRKNMPVSVVGRDGKKRQGKIVQVLGFMGLERIETEEAGAGDIVAIAGITDLSISDTVCALDAPEALPALTVDEPTISMTFQVNNSPFAGHKDFSGGKFLTSRQLRERLEREMLHNVALKVEEGSDPDKFLVSGRGELHLSVLIENMRREGFELAVSRPEVIIKEIDGQLMEPIEQLVVDIEEQHQGGVMEKLGIRKGQLKNMEPDGKGRVRLDYMIPARGLIGFQNEFRTLTQGSGLLFHVFDHYGPKETGAIAKRLNGVMIANAPGVTPAYALGPLEERGRLFAAEGDNVYEGQLVGIHSKDNDLTVNAIKTKPLTNMRASGKDDAIKLTPAIKYSLEQALDFIEDDELVEVTPKEIRLRKKQLTESDRKRASRAA, via the coding sequence ATGTCCATCGAACGCCTGCGCAATATCGCCATCGTCGCCCACGTCGACCATGGCAAGACCACCCTCGTCGACTGCCTCCTGAAGCAGTCCGGCACCCTTTCCGAGCGTACCGTGCTCGCCGAGCGCGCGATGGACAGCAACGACCAGGAAAAGGAACGTGGCATCACGATCCTCGCCAAGAACACGGCGATCACCTGGCAGGGCAACCGCATCAACATCGTCGACACCCCGGGCCACGCCGACTTCGGCGGCGAGGTCGAGCGCGTGCTGTCGATGGTCGACTCGGTGCTGATCCTCGTCGACGCGATGGACGGCCCGATGCCGCAGACGCGCTTCGTGACGCAGAAGGCGTTCGCGATGGGCTTCAAGCCGATCGTCGTGGTCAACAAGATCGACCGTCCGGGCGCGCGTCCGGACTGGGTCATCGACCAGGTGTTCGATCTGTTCGACAAGCTCGGCGCCACCAACGAGCAGCTCGACTTCCCGATCGTGTACGCCTCGGCGCTGCACGGCTACGCCAGCCTCGACGACGCGGCGCGCTCGGGCGACATGACCCCGCTGTACGAAGCGATCATGAAGCACGTCGCGCCGCCGCAGGTGGACGAGGAAGGCCCCTTCCAGATGCGCATCAGCCAGCTGGACTACAGCAACTTCGTCGGCCTGATCGGCATCGGCCGCATCCAGCGCGGCAAGGTCAGGAAGAACATGCCGGTGAGCGTGGTCGGCCGCGACGGCAAGAAGCGCCAGGGCAAGATCGTGCAGGTGCTGGGTTTCATGGGCCTGGAGCGCATCGAGACCGAAGAGGCCGGCGCCGGCGACATCGTCGCCATCGCGGGCATCACCGATCTGTCGATCTCCGACACCGTGTGCGCGCTCGACGCGCCCGAAGCGCTGCCTGCGCTGACGGTCGACGAGCCGACCATCAGCATGACCTTCCAGGTGAACAACTCGCCGTTCGCCGGCCACAAGGATTTCAGCGGCGGCAAGTTCCTCACCAGCCGCCAGCTGCGCGAGCGCCTTGAGCGCGAGATGCTGCACAACGTCGCGCTGAAGGTCGAGGAAGGCTCCGATCCGGACAAGTTCCTGGTGTCGGGCCGTGGCGAGCTGCACCTGTCGGTACTGATCGAGAACATGCGCCGCGAAGGCTTCGAGCTGGCCGTGTCGCGTCCGGAAGTGATCATCAAGGAAATCGACGGCCAGCTGATGGAGCCGATCGAGCAGCTGGTGGTCGACATCGAAGAGCAGCACCAGGGCGGCGTCATGGAGAAGCTCGGCATCCGCAAGGGCCAGCTGAAGAACATGGAGCCGGACGGCAAGGGTCGCGTGCGCCTGGACTACATGATCCCGGCGCGTGGTCTGATCGGGTTCCAGAACGAGTTCCGCACCCTGACGCAGGGCTCGGGTCTGCTGTTCCACGTGTTCGACCATTACGGTCCGAAGGAAACCGGCGCGATCGCCAAGCGCCTCAACGGCGTGATGATCGCCAACGCCCCGGGCGTCACCCCCGCCTACGCGCTGGGCCCGCTGGAAGAGCGTGGCCGCCTGTTCGCCGCCGAAGGCGACAACGTGTACGAAGGCCAGCTGGTCGGCATCCATTCCAAGGACAACGACCTCACCGTCAACGCGATCAAGACCAAGCCGCTGACCAACATGCGCGCTTCGGGCAAGGACGACGCGATCAAGCTGACGCCGGCGATCAAGTACTCGCTGGAGCAGGCGCTGGACTTCATCGAAGACGACGAGCTGGTCGAAGTCACGCCGAAGGAAATCCGCCTGCGCAAGAAGCAGCTGACCGAAAGCGATCGCAAGCGCGCCTCGCGAGCTGCCTGA
- a CDS encoding peptidylprolyl isomerase: MSLIATFDTERGPIRVELAADKAPLTVANFVNLAQRGFYDGLSFHRVINDFMIQGGCPQGTGTGGPGYRFEDETRNGLSHERGVLSMANAGPGTNGSQFFITHVPCPWLDGKHTVFGKVLEGQQIVDSVKQGDTIKSVKIEGDAAGVLAAKADRVAEWNKTLDAR; encoded by the coding sequence ATGAGCCTCATCGCCACCTTCGACACCGAGCGCGGCCCGATCCGCGTGGAACTGGCCGCCGACAAGGCGCCCCTGACCGTCGCCAACTTCGTCAACCTCGCCCAGCGCGGCTTCTACGACGGGCTGAGCTTCCACCGCGTCATCAACGATTTCATGATCCAGGGCGGTTGCCCGCAGGGCACCGGCACCGGCGGCCCGGGCTACCGTTTCGAGGATGAAACGCGCAACGGCCTGAGCCACGAGCGCGGCGTGCTGTCGATGGCCAACGCCGGCCCGGGCACCAACGGCAGCCAGTTCTTCATCACCCACGTCCCGTGCCCGTGGCTGGACGGCAAGCACACGGTGTTCGGCAAGGTGCTGGAAGGCCAGCAGATCGTCGACAGCGTGAAGCAGGGCGACACGATCAAGTCGGTGAAGATCGAAGGCGACGCCGCCGGCGTGCTCGCCGCGAAGGCCGACCGCGTGGCCGAATGGAACAAGACGCTCGACGCGCGGTAA
- the secY gene encoding preprotein translocase subunit SecY: protein MARSGSNAVAGLGGGLGKFTELRQRLLFVVGALIVYRIGCYIPVPGVNPEAMLQLMETQKGTIVDMFNMFSGGALHRFSLFALNVMPYISASIIVQLLVQIVPSLKAIQKEGESGRRKINQWSRMGAIPLAVFQAWGIATALQAGGASQGIAVVYNPGPGFILTAVIALTAGTMFLMWLGEQVTERGIGNGVSLIIFAGIVAGLPAAVFGMFEQIRNGDMSALVAIVVVAIVLGFTFFVVFVERGQRRITVNYARRQGGRSAYMNQSSFLPLKLNMAGVIPAIFASSIVMFPATAANWFSQGNSGSFLHRVSQWLNPGEPLHMILYAGLIIGFAFFYTALVFNSQETADNLKKSGALIPGIRPGKATADYIDGVLTRLTAAGAIYLVLVCLLPEVMRTELGTSFYFGGTSLLIVVVVVMDFIAQIQAHLMSHQYESLLKKANLKGGSRGGLARG, encoded by the coding sequence ATGGCGCGCAGCGGTAGCAACGCGGTAGCCGGCCTCGGTGGCGGACTCGGTAAGTTCACCGAGCTCCGCCAGCGCCTGCTGTTCGTGGTCGGTGCCCTGATCGTCTACCGCATCGGCTGCTACATCCCGGTGCCGGGCGTCAATCCGGAAGCAATGCTCCAGCTGATGGAAACCCAGAAGGGCACCATCGTGGACATGTTCAACATGTTCTCCGGTGGCGCCCTCCATCGCTTCAGCCTGTTTGCGCTGAACGTGATGCCGTACATCTCCGCGTCGATCATCGTGCAGCTTCTGGTGCAGATCGTGCCGAGCCTGAAGGCCATCCAGAAGGAAGGCGAGTCGGGTCGTCGCAAGATCAACCAGTGGTCGCGCATGGGTGCGATCCCGCTGGCCGTGTTCCAGGCCTGGGGCATCGCGACCGCGCTTCAGGCCGGTGGCGCGAGCCAGGGCATCGCGGTGGTCTACAACCCGGGTCCGGGCTTCATCCTGACCGCGGTGATCGCCCTCACGGCGGGCACCATGTTCCTGATGTGGCTGGGCGAGCAGGTGACGGAGCGCGGCATCGGCAACGGCGTCTCGCTGATCATCTTCGCGGGCATCGTGGCGGGCCTTCCGGCGGCGGTGTTCGGCATGTTCGAGCAGATCCGCAACGGGGACATGAGCGCGCTCGTGGCCATCGTGGTGGTGGCGATCGTCCTGGGCTTCACGTTCTTCGTCGTGTTCGTCGAGCGCGGCCAGCGTCGCATCACGGTCAATTACGCCCGGCGTCAGGGTGGCCGTAGCGCGTACATGAACCAGTCGTCGTTCCTCCCGCTCAAGCTCAACATGGCGGGCGTGATCCCGGCGATCTTCGCCTCGAGCATCGTGATGTTCCCGGCGACGGCGGCCAACTGGTTCAGCCAGGGCAATTCGGGGTCGTTCCTGCACCGTGTCAGCCAGTGGCTGAACCCGGGCGAGCCGCTCCACATGATCCTGTACGCAGGTCTGATCATCGGTTTCGCGTTCTTCTACACGGCGCTGGTGTTCAACTCGCAGGAAACGGCCGATAATCTGAAGAAGTCGGGCGCGCTGATTCCGGGTATCCGTCCGGGCAAGGCCACCGCCGACTATATCGATGGCGTCCTCACCCGCCTGACGGCGGCCGGCGCGATCTACCTGGTGCTGGTATGCCTCCTGCCGGAGGTCATGCGCACCGAACTGGGCACCTCGTTCTACTTCGGCGGCACCTCGCTGCTGATCGTGGTCGTGGTGGTCATGGATTTCATCGCCCAGATCCAGGCTCATCTGATGTCGCATCAGTACGAGAGCCTGCTGAAGAAGGCGAACTTGAAGGGCGGCTCGCGCGGCGGTCTCGCGCGCGGGTGA